Within the Dolichospermum compactum NIES-806 genome, the region ATTTATTATATTTACGGTTGCACAGCCCTAACCACACATTGATATATTCACAGAAGTATTTATCAAAACAAAGTAAAAAAGATAACACTTAAAAACAGGAATTTCTTTTATAAAAAATCAGCCGAGCCGTGCTAAAGTTTTGATCTTGTTATCTTCCTTAGCTGCTTCAGCTTATGTATCTGCCTTCTTTACATCCACAACACCTTGAAGAATTAGTCAAGAACAGTGGTATAAACTTAGACTTAATTCTTTTAAACTTTAAATCGCTTCAAGGCATCAGCGCTTATGAATATTTGCTGATTTCAGACCAACTCCCGCGTACCAATACAGGCATGATTAAAAACGCTTGGTTACATCGTTATAATCATGTGATAGAGGGTGGTTGGTGGTGTTCTGGAATAGATCCCCTAAACAACTGGCATAGTATGGAATGGGGATGTTTTAAGCCCAACCAACCGCGACAAAATCAAAAAGGTAAATCAATCAAATACGAACATCCTCCCAGCACACCCACACGCATATTTTGTTTACGCATATCCTTAGAGATTTGGCAACAAATTGGACAACGTTACAACTTAAGTTTACCGGAAAATATCACCATTAATCATGATGGTGAAGCTGAAGGTTTTTGGTCATGGGTAATTAAAAATAAAATAGCTATTGTTATTTGTGAAGGTGTGAAAAAAGCCGCAGCCCTTTTAAGTCAGGGATATGTTGCGATTGCGATTCCTGGTATTAATAGCGGTTATCGGGTCATTAAAGATGAATTTGGCAAAGTTACCCGGCGGCAATTAATCCCTGATTTAGCCCCATTTACAAATACAAAACGCGATTTTTATATTTGTTTTGATTTTGAAACCCAAGCCAAAAAAATTGCCGCTGTCAATAATGCTATTTCCCAACTCGGTTATTTATTTCAACAACAAAACTGCCCTGTTAAAGTTGTCGAACTTCCAGGAAAAGAAAAAGGAGTTGATGAATTTATCATTGCCAAAGGTGCAACAGCCTTTGATAAAACTTATCGTCAAAGTCTAGATTTAGATATTTATATTGCCCAAACTAAACCTCACACAGAGTTAACAATTCCGGCAACACTGACTATTAACCGTCCTTATTTGGGAAATATTGCCTTTCCTACCTCTGGTTTAGTGGGAGTTAAATCAGCAAAAGGTACAGGTAAAACCACAGCCCTACAAAGCATTTTTCAACAATCAAAAAACAATAATCAACCAGTTTTGTTAATTACCCATAGAATCATCTTAGGACGGTTTTTATGTGATAAAATCGGCATTAAATGGGGTTTTGAACAGGAAGCATGGAGTATAGAAGCTGATGAAGTACCTGTTACTTATCCTTTAGCAATTACCCCCTCTTTAGGATTATGTATAGATTCAATTTGGAAATTAAAACCTGAAGATTGGCATGGTGCAATATTAATTTTAGACGAAGTTGAACAATCTTTATGGCATTTACTCAATAGCAATACCTGTAAACAAAAACGAGTTAAAATTCTCCGCATTTTTCAACAACTAGTTTCTACAATTCTCACAACTGGAGGATTAATCATTGCCCAAGATGCTGATTTATCAGATGTATCTTTAGAATATTTACAGACTTTATCAGGAATTAAATTAACACCTTGGGTAGTTGTTAATGAATGGAAACCAGCAAAAGGTTGGGATACCACTTTTTATGATTCACCCAATCCTACACCCTTAATTCATCAATTGGAATTAGATTTAATTGCTGGGCGAAGATGTTATGTAACTACCGATAGTCGTTCTGGACGTTACAGTTGTGAAACCATTGAACGTTATTTAAGAGAACGTTTACAAAAGCTCAGAAGAGAATTTCCTGAAACCTTGGTAGTTAGCAGTCATACTACAAATACACCTGGCCATGCAGCCGTTAATTTAATAGCAGCAATAAATCAAAAAATTACTGATTATGACACTGTTTTTGTTACCCCTAGTTTGGGAACAGGAATTAGTATTGATGTCCAACATTTTGACCGAGTTTATGGTATTTTTCAAGGGGTAATTCCTGACTCAGAAGCCCGTCAAGCTTTAGCAAGAGTGAGGGATAATGTCCCCCGTGTAATTTGGTGTGCTAAACGCGGTATTGGCTTAATTGGTAGCGGTAGTACAAATTATCGGTTACTATCTCATTGGTATCAAGAAAATCAAAAAGAAAATTTGGCTTTATTAAGTCCTTTACACAAAATAGATGTAGATTTACCTTTAGTTTATGATCCCATTCATTTACGCACTTGGGCAAAATTATCTGCTAGGGTAAATGCCTCTATTCGTCTTTATCGGCAATCTATGCAAGATGGATTGATAGCTGATGGTCATTATATTCAAATGCGAAGTAATGAAGTACAAAACAATATTCTCCGTGATTTACGTTTAGCCTTTTTCGCCACTGAACCTAGTGATTTAGAAAATCGTCAACGGTTAATTGTCGAAATTGTGAAAGTGCAAAAAGATTGGGCGCAAAGTCGTCAAAAAGCTAAAGAAATTAAACGCAAAATCAAGGACATTAAGCAGCAGAATCAATTAGCAGCAGCCAATTCTGTAGCTACAGCCAAAGATATTGACTATGTAGAATATGAACATCTATTAACCAAGCATTCTCTCAGCAATGCAGAACGTCATCAAGTTAATAAATATATTCTCAGACAAAGGTATGGAATTGTAGTTACTCCTCAACTTAAATTACAAGATGAAAAAGGATATTATGGGCAATTGTTAATTCATTATTATCTAACTCATGAAAGTGAATATTTTCATATTAAAGATCAACAAGAATGGAGTCAGCAGTTATTGTGGGGTGAGGGTAAGGTTTTTCTCCCAGATTTAAGAACTTATACTCTCAAAGTAGAAGCTATGCGGGCTTTGGGAATAATGCAGTTTTTGGAAATAGAAAGGGTATTTAATGAAAATGATCCTGACTTGATTTGGCTAAAAAATGCGGCTGGACAAAGTAGTAGACACATTAAACGGGCTTTAGGAATTGATTTAGTTAGAGGTAAAGAATCTGTTTCGGGTATTAAGTTATTAAACAGACTTTTAAGTTTGTTAGGTTTAAAGTTGCAACAAGTTAATGATGGTTATACAATTAATTTGGAAACTCTCAATGATGGTAGAGATAAAATATTTGCAGTTTGGCAACACCGTGATGATTTGATGTTAACTTCTTTACAGAATATGGAACGAGAAATGGTGGATTTATCTGGAAAGTCTCAGTATGAAACTGTACTGATAAGTTAAACAAAAAACAAAAACAGATCCCCGACTTCTTTAAGAAGTCGGGGATCTACCTGTATTTGTGGTAAAATCTATTTTGTGCGCTTACAAGTTACACAATGAATAAAAATATCAATTTTGATGTTGTTAATGCTTTGCACCAACAGGGTTTAGATCATTATCATAGTGGTAATTATGAAAAAGCAGTTGCTAATTTTGATGCAGTTTTAGAATTATACCCTGATTTCTCAATGGCTTATATTAATCGAGGTAATATTTTCCATATTTTAGGGAATTATGAAAAAGCGATTGCTGATTATAATCAATGTATAAAAATAAATCCTAATTTTGCGGAAGCCTATCATAATCTTGGTAATAGTTATTATGCTTTGCAAGAATATGAAAATGCGCTTTCTAATTATAATTTTTCTCTGGAGATTAATCCTAAATTTGGTGCAGCTTACTACAATCGCGGTTTAGTTTATGCTCGTATTCAAGGTTATCACCAAGCGATCACTAACTTTAATCAAGCATTAAAAATAGTTCCTGATGATATTCAAGCATACTCTGAACGAGGTTTAGTCTATAGCAACTTGGGAGATTATGAAAATGCTATTCAAGATTATAACCAAGCATTACAAATCAATCCCACATTAGCTTTAGTATATGGTTTTCGAGCTAATGCACATCATCAATTAGGAAATTATGAAAATGCAGTTAAAGATTATAACCAAGCATTACAAATCAATCCCCATTTAGCTACAGCGTATTATGGACGGGGAATGGTACGAGAGGCTATGCAAGACTTTGTTAATGCAGTTACAGATTATACTCAAGCTATAGAAGTGTCTCCAGAGTTTGCCCCGGCTTATTGTAAGCGAGGTGATGCTCATAAGTTGTTAGGTAATATACAAATGGCTATTCAAGACTATAATCAAGCCTTGCTAATAGATACAGATTTTTTAGCTGCTTATTATCATCGAGGTAATAGTCGTTATGCAGTTAAGGATTTTGCTGGTGCAGTTAGTGATTTCACAGAGGCTTTACGCTTAAATCCCCAGTCTGCTGTATTTTATAGCGATCGCGCCAATGCTCGTTATGCCCTGAAAGAATATCAAAAAGCCATATCAGATTATACTCAAGCTATCAGTATTAACCCCAGTTTAGCCGAAGATTGGTTTAATCGAGGTCGGAGTCGCTTTCTGGTCGGAGAATTAAATAGCGCATTAGCAGATTTAAACCAAGCGATACAATTACAGCCGCGTTATCCTTTAGCTTATTTAGTCAGAGCAGATATCCATAAACATTTGGGTAATCAAGTACATGCGATCGCCGATTTTCGTAAATCTGCTGATCTCTATTCTCAGTCAGGAAATACGCGGTATTATCAGGAGATTACCAATCTGATTTCTAGAATGTCTCAGTCTTGAATAGGGAACAGGGAACAGGGAACAGGTGAAAACTATTCTTCTTTCTTCTTCCTCCTGAACTCCTGAACTCCTGAACTCCTGACTCCTCAGTTAATTTCTCGATAGTGTTTTTGAAGATCCTCAATTGTGAATAAAGCCTCAAATTGCAACCCAGCCGACTCATATAGCTCCCCACCGCCCTGCAATCTATCTATGAGAGAAATTACCCTATCTACCTTATAACCAGCAGTCTGTAGCCGTTCTACAGCCTTGAGTGCAGATTGTCCAGTTGTTACCACATCTTCCAAAACCACGACTTTTGCCCCCTGGGGTAAACTGGGACCCTCAATGTAAGCCATTGTTCCGTGTCCCTTGGCTTCTTTGCGAATAATTAAAGCTGGTATCGGTCTATTTTCGTATACGGAAACTACACTAACTGCTGATACAATAGGATCAGCCCCCAAGGTTAAACCTGCCACAGCTTGAGTATCTTTAGGTAACATTGGTAATAATAATCTCGCCATAGCCAAAGCACCTTGGGGGTCAAGTGTGACTTGTTTACCATTAATATAGTAAGAACTCTGTTGTCCAGAGGAAAGAACAAAATCACCTTCTTGATACGCAAGTCGGCAAAATAAATCTAGTAACTTTTGACGGAGAGTGGTTAAATCAGTGGTAGTTGCCCAAATGTTTGGGTTGCTAGAAACTTCGGCGGAATAAGACATTACAAACAATTAAAAGTTGTGTTAAATCAAAATTGCAACTCAACAGAGTTATCTTTATTAAGCATAAATTAAGATTTACCCAAAAAGTAGCGAGAATTAAATTAATTTAATTCTGTCCGCAGCAACGAGTGTGGTTTTCTCTCTGAAAATGTCAATCCCCCTCTTCACTCATGACTACCTTACCCCGAAAGACAAAGTAGTTGTAGATGTTGTAAAACAACATAATGGGAATCAAAAACCCAATGAACGTAATCATAAAGACCATTGAAGTGGCAGAAGAAGCAGCTTGATAAATGGTAATAGATGGGGGAATAATGAAAGGAAAGGCAATAAATCCCAAACCTATAAATGTCAGCAGAAATATTAATGCTGTGTAAACAAATGAAGCAATTTCTTCTTTTTTATCTAAGCTTTTGAGTAGCAACCAAATCAACAGCATACCCAATAAAGGAATCAGGGCAAAAATATAAACCTCTGGTTGATGAAATAGCCTAGCTCTAGCATTTTCATAAACAATTGGCGTAGTAATAGTAATTAAAATTGCGCCAATTAAAGTTGTCCAAGCTGCTAATTTAGCAGTTTTAAAATGAGTTTCCTGTAATTTCCCTTCTGTTTTGAGAATTAGGTAAGTTGAACCAATCAATACATAACCTTGTACAAGTGTCAAGGCTGTTAATAATGATTGCCAACTTAACCAATCCCATATTCCACCAATAAAATGCCCAGCAGCATCAACTTTGATTCCTGCTAATACACCACCCAAGGCAAATCCTTGAAATAAGGAAGCAATGAAACTGCCAATTCCAAAGGCAAAATTCCAGAAACTTTTATTATCAGAATGTTCCCGAAATTCAAAGGCAACAGCCCGCAGAATTAACCCTACAACCATTACCATCAAAGGTAAATAAAGGGCAGTGAGAATTGTCCCATAAGCCAAAGGAAAAGCCCCAAATAATGCCCCAGCCATTAAAACTAACCAAGTTTCATTAGCATCCCAAACATTACCTAAACTGGTCATTAATAGGCTACGGCGTTTTTCATCAGAAGAAGTCAAAGAGAGGATACCAACGCCTAAATCAAAGCCATCTAAAAGCACATATAGGAACAGAAAAAGCCCTAGAATTACAAACCAAACTTGTGGTAAAAAGCGCAATAAAGCTTCCATAGAATTGTTCCTATTGTGGCGTTTCCAGAGGACGACTATCGGGAATATGACTCACAGATTCAGTAGCAATTACTGTTTTGATCTCACCTCCAGGTATTGGTAAAGTTAAATCTGGTCCTTTGCGAATAATGCGGCTACCAAAAAACATGGCTGAGACAAACAAAACGCTGTAAAGAAGGGCAATAACTGAGAGTGAAAATAACACTTCACTTGGTTCTAAATGAGAAGCTGCATCAGTAGTACGAATTTGCCCATATACTGTCCAAGGTTGTCTTCCTACACAGCGCACAATCCAGCCTGATTCAATTGCTAGATAGCCTAAAGGTGCAGCTAAAATCCAAGCCCGTAACAACCATTTTTGCTGATTGATATTATTGGCATTCAGTTTACCTCTAAGCCATTGAAGGATACTCCACAGCATTAATCCGACTAAGAAAAATCCGATTCCCGCCATGATTCGGAAAGAATAGAAAATTAAAGGAATCATTGGTGGACGGTTTTCTGGTTTCCATTCTTTGAGTCCCAAAACAGGATCAGAAAGTTTAGGTTTGAGTTCTAAAATGTAACTTAAACCATTAGGAATAGAAATTTCCCAATCATTTTTTTCCGCTTTGCCATTAGGAGATGCTAATATACTCCAATTTGCAGATTCTCCAGCGGGAATTGTTTCCCATTGGGCTTCTATTGCTGCTAATTTAGTTGGTTGATAGTGATAAACTTGATCACCACTAGCATGACCAATTAATACTTGTACAGGAGCGACAAAAATAGATATTGCTAAAACTATTTTAAATGATTTGCTAAAAAATTCTTGATAGCGATTATTGAGAATATACCAAGCACTAATTCCCCCAATGACAAATAAAGAAGTCTCCAACGTTGCCAAGAACATATGGAGAACACTATTCACCATGAAAGGATTTAAAATTGCTTGAAAATAGTCATCAACAATAAACTTACCATTCACCATTTGTCCACCACTAGGAGTTTGAAAC harbors:
- a CDS encoding plasmid replication protein, CyRepA1 family produces the protein MYLPSLHPQHLEELVKNSGINLDLILLNFKSLQGISAYEYLLISDQLPRTNTGMIKNAWLHRYNHVIEGGWWCSGIDPLNNWHSMEWGCFKPNQPRQNQKGKSIKYEHPPSTPTRIFCLRISLEIWQQIGQRYNLSLPENITINHDGEAEGFWSWVIKNKIAIVICEGVKKAAALLSQGYVAIAIPGINSGYRVIKDEFGKVTRRQLIPDLAPFTNTKRDFYICFDFETQAKKIAAVNNAISQLGYLFQQQNCPVKVVELPGKEKGVDEFIIAKGATAFDKTYRQSLDLDIYIAQTKPHTELTIPATLTINRPYLGNIAFPTSGLVGVKSAKGTGKTTALQSIFQQSKNNNQPVLLITHRIILGRFLCDKIGIKWGFEQEAWSIEADEVPVTYPLAITPSLGLCIDSIWKLKPEDWHGAILILDEVEQSLWHLLNSNTCKQKRVKILRIFQQLVSTILTTGGLIIAQDADLSDVSLEYLQTLSGIKLTPWVVVNEWKPAKGWDTTFYDSPNPTPLIHQLELDLIAGRRCYVTTDSRSGRYSCETIERYLRERLQKLRREFPETLVVSSHTTNTPGHAAVNLIAAINQKITDYDTVFVTPSLGTGISIDVQHFDRVYGIFQGVIPDSEARQALARVRDNVPRVIWCAKRGIGLIGSGSTNYRLLSHWYQENQKENLALLSPLHKIDVDLPLVYDPIHLRTWAKLSARVNASIRLYRQSMQDGLIADGHYIQMRSNEVQNNILRDLRLAFFATEPSDLENRQRLIVEIVKVQKDWAQSRQKAKEIKRKIKDIKQQNQLAAANSVATAKDIDYVEYEHLLTKHSLSNAERHQVNKYILRQRYGIVVTPQLKLQDEKGYYGQLLIHYYLTHESEYFHIKDQQEWSQQLLWGEGKVFLPDLRTYTLKVEAMRALGIMQFLEIERVFNENDPDLIWLKNAAGQSSRHIKRALGIDLVRGKESVSGIKLLNRLLSLLGLKLQQVNDGYTINLETLNDGRDKIFAVWQHRDDLMLTSLQNMEREMVDLSGKSQYETVLIS
- a CDS encoding tetratricopeptide repeat protein, whose protein sequence is MNKNINFDVVNALHQQGLDHYHSGNYEKAVANFDAVLELYPDFSMAYINRGNIFHILGNYEKAIADYNQCIKINPNFAEAYHNLGNSYYALQEYENALSNYNFSLEINPKFGAAYYNRGLVYARIQGYHQAITNFNQALKIVPDDIQAYSERGLVYSNLGDYENAIQDYNQALQINPTLALVYGFRANAHHQLGNYENAVKDYNQALQINPHLATAYYGRGMVREAMQDFVNAVTDYTQAIEVSPEFAPAYCKRGDAHKLLGNIQMAIQDYNQALLIDTDFLAAYYHRGNSRYAVKDFAGAVSDFTEALRLNPQSAVFYSDRANARYALKEYQKAISDYTQAISINPSLAEDWFNRGRSRFLVGELNSALADLNQAIQLQPRYPLAYLVRADIHKHLGNQVHAIADFRKSADLYSQSGNTRYYQEITNLISRMSQS
- the pyrE gene encoding orotate phosphoribosyltransferase gives rise to the protein MSYSAEVSSNPNIWATTTDLTTLRQKLLDLFCRLAYQEGDFVLSSGQQSSYYINGKQVTLDPQGALAMARLLLPMLPKDTQAVAGLTLGADPIVSAVSVVSVYENRPIPALIIRKEAKGHGTMAYIEGPSLPQGAKVVVLEDVVTTGQSALKAVERLQTAGYKVDRVISLIDRLQGGGELYESAGLQFEALFTIEDLQKHYREIN
- the cydB gene encoding cytochrome d ubiquinol oxidase subunit II, with the protein product MEALLRFLPQVWFVILGLFLFLYVLLDGFDLGVGILSLTSSDEKRRSLLMTSLGNVWDANETWLVLMAGALFGAFPLAYGTILTALYLPLMVMVVGLILRAVAFEFREHSDNKSFWNFAFGIGSFIASLFQGFALGGVLAGIKVDAAGHFIGGIWDWLSWQSLLTALTLVQGYVLIGSTYLILKTEGKLQETHFKTAKLAAWTTLIGAILITITTPIVYENARARLFHQPEVYIFALIPLLGMLLIWLLLKSLDKKEEIASFVYTALIFLLTFIGLGFIAFPFIIPPSITIYQAASSATSMVFMITFIGFLIPIMLFYNIYNYFVFRGKVVMSEEGD
- a CDS encoding cytochrome ubiquinol oxidase subunit I, giving the protein MEILSNTVALSRLQFAFTAIFHMIWPVLTTGMSIYLIVVEGLWLKTKNPTYYHHARFWSKLYLLNFGIGVASGLPMGFQFGTNWAPLSEAVGDFLGSILGFEGSMAFMLEASFLGIMMFGWERVPPVIHYLATILVAFGANLSTFWILVANSWFQTPSGGQMVNGKFIVDDYFQAILNPFMVNSVLHMFLATLETSLFVIGGISAWYILNNRYQEFFSKSFKIVLAISIFVAPVQVLIGHASGDQVYHYQPTKLAAIEAQWETIPAGESANWSILASPNGKAEKNDWEISIPNGLSYILELKPKLSDPVLGLKEWKPENRPPMIPLIFYSFRIMAGIGFFLVGLMLWSILQWLRGKLNANNINQQKWLLRAWILAAPLGYLAIESGWIVRCVGRQPWTVYGQIRTTDAASHLEPSEVLFSLSVIALLYSVLFVSAMFFGSRIIRKGPDLTLPIPGGEIKTVIATESVSHIPDSRPLETPQ